In the genome of Dunckerocampus dactyliophorus isolate RoL2022-P2 chromosome 6, RoL_Ddac_1.1, whole genome shotgun sequence, one region contains:
- the LOC129183278 gene encoding heme oxygenase-like, whose protein sequence is MNAQKMHTAEMDLSEQIKKVTMESHMRAEKTELMLSFQRGQVTMPQYKLLLSSLHEIYHTLEEELDRNSKHPAVEPIYFPAELARLESIQKDLEYFYGPDWKEMMVVPAATRRYCDRLREIGKENPEFLVAHAYTRYLGDLSGGQVLGRIAQKSMGLKSSEGLSFFAFPGVSSPNLFKQLYRSRMNVLELSEEERNGVLEEAVRAFEHNIQVFEGVQKMLSVGEEQYQSSSSGYEKNIWVRSIGAPPLFRMVVGMFVAIVTMGIYML, encoded by the exons ATGAACGCACAGAAGATGCACACTGCAGAAAT GGATCTATCAGAGCAAATCAAAAAGGTGACGATGGAGAGTCACATGAGGGCAGAGAAAACAGAGTTAATGCTGAGCTTCCAGAGGGGACAAGTCACCATGCCACAGTACAAG CTGCTTCTCAGTTCCCTCCATGAGATCTATCACACTTTGGAAGAAGAGCTGGACAGGAACTCCAAGCACCCAGCTGTGGAGCCCATTTACTTCCCGGCTGAGCTGGCCAGGCTGGAGTCCATCCAGAAAGACCTGGAGTACTTCTACGGTCCAGACTGGAAGGAGATGATGGTGGTGCCTGCGGCCACAAGAAGATACTGCGACAGACTCCGAGAG ATTGGGAAAGAAAATCCAGAGTTTCTGGTGGCTCATGCCTACACCCGTTACCTAGGCGACCTCTCTGGAGGACAGGTCCTCGGTCGCATTGCCCAAAAGTCTATGGGCCTGAAGAGCAGCGAGGGTCTGTCCTTCTTCGCTTTTCCCGGCGTCTCCAGTCCCAACTTGTTCAAGCAGCTCTACCGCAGCCGCATGAACGTTCTGGAGCTGAGCGAGGAGGAGAGGAACGGCGTGTTGGAGGAAGCCGTGAGGGCCTTTGAACACAACATTCAG GTGTTTGAGGGTGTGCAGAAGATGCTGAGTGTGGGTGAAGAGCAGTACCAAAGCTCCTCATCAGgatacgagaagaacatttgggTGAGATCCATAGGTGCTCCTCCACTCTTCAGGATGGTTGTTGGAATGTTTGTGGCCATCGTCACCATGGGAATCTATATGCTTTAG
- the rnf11a gene encoding RING finger protein 11a: protein MGNCLFSQGADDLSLLNESEGGSLPGEPPPPYQARPQTVPVYHPTPGESRLASQLTEEEQVRIAQRIGLIHHLPRGIFDPGSDPSDRKVKECVICMMDFEYGDPIRFLPCLHIYHIDCIDAWLMRSFTCPSCMEPVDAALLATYEAN from the exons ATGGGGAACTGTCTGTTTTCACAAGGAGCAGATGATTTGTCGCTGCTGAACGAGTCTGAGGGGGGCAGCCTGCCCGGAGAACCGCCGCCGCCCTACCAG GCGCGCCCTCAGACTGTGCCGGTGTACCATCCCACCCCTGGAGAGAGCCGTCTGGCCAGTCAGCTGACCGAGGAGGAGCAGGTCCGCATCGCACAGCGTATCGGCCTCATCCATCACCTGCCCAGAGGCATCTTTGACCCGGGCTCTGACCCTTCAGACCGCAAAGTGAAAGA GTGTGTGATCTGCATGATGGATTTTGAGTACGGAGACCCCATTCGGTTCTTGCCCTGCCTTCACATCTACCACATTGACTGCATCGATGCCTGGCTCATGCGCTCCTTCACCTGCCCCTCCTGCATGGAGCCCGTGGACGCGGCGCTGCTCGCCACGTACGAAGCCAACTGA